Genomic window (Vigna unguiculata cultivar IT97K-499-35 chromosome 10, ASM411807v1, whole genome shotgun sequence):
tgtttttCATGGCTAACGAcaatattcttattactatttacttctttgtctcccttttctacctataaataccacctaggtgcatcgAGAAAGACATaacaacaaagacaacaaaAACTAGAGTTTTTTCCGAAGTGTTATTCTTTtgttctctatattatctttaagatagtggtgttcataaggttcggagatcatTCAATACACTCGATCGATCtaacgggttgttgtatcttaggagagaaacacatatgatttgaaacacatatgattgtgtatttgtttagccctgcgtagtaggggcgttttctctctaaggatagcgctatgcgtgcctcaacccaggctatttctactccttacctcatttatttttcatctattatttattattattataataattttattattaataatattatagctctgattaatattctttgattCAGATACATGTCATTGTTATTAtttctctaataattattattatattatttcatattttgattattactagtattatttgagtaattattttctaacatCTTCCCATCTCATCTTGACCATCGACTTAAGCCAACTCATCTCCACCCTCAACCTAACCTGGCCCATCTCGACCCAAGATCCAACTTGAACTTCGGCCTAAACCAGATCCGTCTTGAACTTCGGCCTGTGGATACCTGTACCcgttatactctaatttaaattaaaaaaattattaaaacattaacacattgattctttaaatgggttattttttatcaattggttttaaaaaatcttcatttatttgtaaattgtcattcaacactatttaaatgagtcattttcactttgtttgaaatttataaatgttatgtattatatttttatttgaatttatggttaaaatttgttattaaatattaaaattttcttttataaatacctGCAACTAcccatggatattaaaaaaatatgcgggtacccgcataacggatacccgcaCGAATATACGTATGGGTACAGGACGGATATTTATCCCGCGAGTAGGGTACAAAGGAGCTATTACCCGTATCATACCcacccgttgacatccctaaccctgacattaacaaaatatataaaagggcATATTTCTTGCCaattctttttaagatttttttaccCAAAAAATacctataaattttgttataaatattaatttgtaagaaattatgACATTctgttttgaaaaaatatttttcataaataactTGCCAAATGTATTGtagtttttcttattatttatttcttgaaAGGCTAGAATATGACACTCCTATCCATGATGGCTTCACTTATGAAGTTCGGCTAGTTTTAACTGATGTGAAGGTATTATGTATCTCAAATCTTATTTGTTcatattgttaattatttggttggtTCTGTGGTTCCTTCCTTCTTTTCCAAATTTGAGAGAGTCAAATTTGAGAGAGTCAAGTTGAGAAGCgaggaaaaatattttgtgttagATGAAACATTATGTAACGCATTGGTAATGATCAAATCACAAGGAGGTGTGTTGTAAACATTAAGATACCTTATGTATGTAGCTTAGTTTTGTCATTCATCACTTTTTGATGAACACAATGACACACAAAGGATGAGGAAGGTGTTGGAATATTTTGGATTGTGTTGGCCTAAAATATGTGCTATGTGTAGCTGCTTCTTTATCTACGTCTATGCTTACATAATACGAATTGCCGAGACAGTTAAGGTGTGTTGTTTTTTGTGAAGCAATGtaccaaatattttataaagaaaaaacttaatttcCACATTAAGAGTATAACCAATATAAGAATTGCACGAAcattatataatgaattttacaACGGGAATCTAAATACCCACAGTATAAATAAtagttattctttttttattgaattcttTAAAAGGTTATATTTGGTCATGTCaagaatattaatttataagaatcaaatttaaaacatttttaacaaaattcaaataatttataagatCGTGactatattgaaaaaaaaagtagttgaaaactgaaatgaaaaattacAACTGAAAACTATAATGAAACTCGTAAATGTTAATTGAAAAAAGTGATATATATTAGTAATacataaaacaaatcaaatcagAGTAAAAACAAGAAgtgaattaaaatttgtttcattCAGTCTTAAACAAAGGAATGAGGCTACGGTGCTTGTGATGTTGAAACGAAAACAGAGACTACCTAGCAGATAGCAAACAGAACACATAACGAAATATCGAACAACATCTCGACTTAAATTTCATATTGCAGGTCTTTTTCTAAGTGGATTTCTTAATGAGATATTATATGCTTATATGTCTaagggtaaaaaaaaacaagtgaaGCTGAGGAAGCACAATGTGAGGAGTGAGAAACAGGGCTAAAATAAACATGAATTTCTTAACTATAAACTATACTATAaagaaaaacaaggaaagcaTGGAAAAAATGAACATAAAGTAAAGGATCCTGTGGTTCTTAAAGAAGATAAATGCCATACCAGAAGTCAcattacaattttctttatgaATCTAAGGAGAGAATTTTTTCCTTTGGTTTAGACTCTTTTTTGAAGTAATTTTATTCCGCGCATATAGAATAGACAATTGTGTTCTTTACAAGCAATCCATGAGCAAAAGTCAGAAAAATCTCCACCTTGTCTCCAGATCCTAAATTAGACTTTATACCCTGCCAATCTATATCATTAAAGGATATGATTGTGTCATTGTTGTGTATATGCAATGTGCACTTTGTGTAATTAACAATTAAGACACTTCTAAGACATTCAGCTGCCACGATTTCAGaggttgataaataaaatacacaCAAAGCAATTCCCTTCATGACACGATTCTCGGGCACTGTGAAAGAAACAGAATGTCCCTCACCCATCTGGGCCAACCAATAAGTATCATTCACAACTGGGAGAGAAACATCACACCACTCGATGCATGCCAAATCCTGTACCATGATTTAAAAAAGTTTAGTCATTTATCTATGTTTTCTATcaatgttttaattatatatttctgtAGTTAGGGATTTAAAATGCATTTCTGTTTTCGTTTCTTTCGATATTTCTACTGTCATTGAGAATAAAACAATCATGAAGCTAGTAAGGCAAGAAAGTGGAAAACAATTTCCTTGTATAGTATAAGCATAATCACTTGgttaattgataaataaaaccATATAGGTTTGGATAAGTTGCGTGATTGTAGAACAGAATAGTGCTAGAAGGTTAGAATTGTcgattttattaattattagctAAAATGATGGTGCAGGTAGTAGAAAAAGGTAAAGCTAAAGAAGAACCTTAGGTATGTTATCGCTGAAAACATTGAAGAATTCATGGTATGCTCCAACACCAATCAAAGACCACCTGAGTTGTTGCTTTGAAATTTCTGGTTCTATAATATTTGCAAAGTATTCCACCAGAATATTTTGTACTTGTTTAGATAGTTGAAACTCGGTGTCACATTCCACCAAAACACTTCGAAGATTTTTGAGGCTGCCAAGCAATGGCGCAATGTCATCCCATGTGTTATCGATATCCATGTACAACGAATGAATATAAGATATGGGATTCATTGTTGGTGACATCCAAGACCGAATGATAGAAGGAAAAAGATTACGTAACAATCCCTCAAATCGACGTAGGGATATATATCCAATGCTTTCTGAGTTTACAATTGAAAAAGGCACTTCTTTCACGGTTGTATTTTCAGTGATTAGAGTTATCAAGGATTTCATTTGCACTATATCTTTTTCCAATAGGTCAATCATCGAACACCCTGAGAGAATGAGAGCTTTTAAGGATTTCAACTTATATATCTCTCTAGGGAGATTGGTTAGACTTGTACAGTCCTTCAAATTTAGGAGTGTAAGATTGTAGAGAAATCCAATAGATTGGTGCACTTCGAGCAATCTTGGACAATCTCTGAGAATGAGTTGTTCAAGATGTGGTAGTCCGATAAAGTCAGGGGTTTTTTTCAAGTACCTGGAGTGGCTAAGATTGAGGACTTTTAGCCACCTCAAAATCTACAACAAGATAGtttatttgacaaatattagaaatgaaaaagtaaaaatgaaatagTAAAGGGTCACCTGAAAATGGCAAGTAATAAAAAACCTGGGGTTGTTTCCAGACGAGTCGAAGAAGACTGCGTTTTAAATCAATTGCTATTGCATCTTTCATATCAAAGTCGATAGATAgattttttgaagaaaaccctTGCAAACTCATCCATCTCACTTTCTTATAACGAAACTCAGAATTTTGAGCGAGTTTCAGCAATCCTGATAGTTTTCTTCTGACTGACAAAAGTTTCACAGGCAATTCCTTAGAGGATTTCTTCCCCTGTCAttttaaagagaaaagaaaagcaaatgcATTGAACATGAGAAAGCAAACGCTACCAACAGAAGTTCAAAAccatatataaagaatattCTTACTGTATTATTTGTCAATACATATGAATCATAAAACCGTAGACTCTTCGTCCAAAATTCCTCttgtataaatttattaaaactttcTCTTCCCATGTTTTGTAACAAAGGATGCATTGTAAGTTTGTTGTTCCTTTTAACTTTTATGAGGTTACGATCTATGAGAACTCTTATTCCATTATCAGCATCTACTCCACAGCTCTTTAGAATCTTCGTAACATAGGCTCTGTCCTTACCAACAAAGGAACAACATACGTCTAGAAATAAATCAATTTCCAGTTCATTATGTAAACCTCCAaagattattttcaatttctgttGAACATCATACATGGgaattttctctaattttgaCACTACCCACTTCCATTCTTCTTTCGTGCTTTGAAATAAACTACTTCCAATGACTTCAAGAGCTAGAGGTAGTCCTCCACAATACGCAACTACTTCCTTTGCAAGGTCGTCGTATTCTGCTTTTGGTTTTGCTTCTCTAAATGCGTGCCAACTAAGAAATTCAAGGGACTCGCTTGCGTTCATTATATTTATCCGAAAAATAGAATCATCTAGAGGCGTCCTCGTCCTCAGTAGGTGTTCATGTGCTgttgtaattattattacagTTCCTTTATTGAACCATGCATGATTTCTCCAAAGATCTAATAATGGAGCTTTCTCATCTATATTGTCAAGTACAATCAACACCCTTTTACCAAGAAGCCTTTGCTGAAGCATACTTCTTCCCATCTCAACGCTATGTATCTCCACCTTTGTTTTAAGGATATCCGACAGAAGTTTTCCTTGTAAATGAGCATACCCTCTGGTTCGACTAACTTGCGCAATATCTTCAATGAAACTTTTTTCCTTGAATGTGCCATGAATATGGTTGTAGATGGCTTTGGCAATGGTGGTTTTACCAGATCCTTCCATTCCACATATCCCTATCGTACAAACTTCCgttgatttcttttttatagtTCGAATCACATCTTCCACGTGGGATTGTAATCCAACTGGAAAATTAGTAGCAGACAAGACTGATAAATTAAGAACGCTCTTAACAATTGTGTCCACTAGTTCTGCGTCACTCCTTCAAGTACAATACAAATTATAGAAGAAGTCATGTATTAcccaaattaattaaagttgaaggttaaaatatgtttatcGAGTGAGTGATTTACCTGTGATTGCTCTCATCCCATCCAAAGAAATTTGCAGCTTTGGTGAGTGCGTATCTCCACCTGGACATGCCATGCTCCAGTTGTTTTCCTGAGAACGTTTGGTGAGCAGTTGCTGTGAAGGCTTTTCCAAAATCACCCTTCTGAAGACGAACATCAGATGGCTGAATTTCGTAATATACCGGCAGAACATGTCGACGATAGGTTTCGTGCCATTGAATGATTtgttgaagttgatgaagaCACCAGGCAGATTGAGAATAGGTTTTggtgaaaacaactattactaCCTGACACATATTCAAAATAGGTTCTTCGATATACATTTCCTTCACTGCATTCTGGTGGTGAAGGAAAGTGGAGATTCCAACAGAAGTGAGGACAGAGTCGAGATGAGAAACAAATTTTCTTCGGATGTCTTCTCCAGCAAAGTTGATGAGCACATCGTACATCCGTTGGTGTTTTAATGATGAAGACGCTGATTCCATGGGAGGTCAGATAAATGATATGTGCAGACACAAAACCATTGAAAGTATAGGCAGAAagattaatattattctttgtATTCATGGAAGCGCGTTAAGACCATAAGAAAAAAGTATTACACTAATAACAATATCTAAttccaaaaaatttaataattaatttatcaatttaatcatAACTTTGGCTGACAATTACTTACGATGAGACCAAAGCaataattacttatatttttacgaTGCATCTTTGACTTGTAGCCATTGCGCATGTcatctcttttatattaaacCCTATTTACGATTAAATATTTGTTCCCCTGACTTTATGTGTTTGTACTTTTATGCATGtgatttattcttaatttttttcgtcacagtagttttaaaaattttggttttAGTTTTCGCAGCTATTCTTTGTTACAAAACTGCTGAAGTGACAAACATAAATTAACATCAGACTAATGTGattgaatttaaaatcaatagacatattatataaattaaaataaaaaagtattgcATCTGCAGGCTCTTCATGAACTTAAAGCAAAAACTATCGTATATATTGTTTTCCTCCCACCTcacccttttttttcttaaattttttaattgatccTACTATGTCGAGAAAAATGTTGTATATAATTTGGTAGATTATATGAGAATAAATATGCAAATGATAtccaaatttaaagaaaatgaaaaatgatactAATCCAAGTGCATCCATACTTATTAACATTAGAATTAAAAATCTCCGGGAAACCGGTATCATATTGGATGGAAACTCGGGTTGTATATTAATGACAATGGTAGAAAAGTTAAATGGAACTATTGTTCAAAGATTGTGAGtaaatgaatatttaacttCAAACCTCATCTTGCTAGAATTAGGGAGAACTTTGAACCTTGTGcctctattttggaaaaaaattaaaaatttggagATAAAGATAGTTGTAGATGCTAAGCAAgcaaaattaaagagaaaaaagttgaataacattgatgaagatgatgaagaaagtgagagtgaaaAGGGGACATAGGCGGTTTcgttttaaaagaaaacaatcaGTTGCCACTATTAGTATGGAGGAAGTCAAGCAATTATAAATCAATTTCCATTTGATTATGTAAACCTCCAAAGATTATTTTCAATTGTATTCTGCTTTTGGTTTTGCTTCACTAAATGCGTGCAAGCTAAGAAGCTCAAGCGACAGTCACATATATGATTATGGTTATAGACATTGAAATAATCACATatatataagacatttgacactACTTTAATcccaaaactttaagacaatgTAGTTATGagtattttatcttataaagtgtttaactttgtcaaTTATATCCAATATGGGACTTTTGACTTACATTTAGACTATTTccaaaatgttttatattttttagaatatttatgaaaaaaaaatgaaaaaaaaatgttgagaatattacttttaagtaatatcttttttatttaaattagtttttaaaaaatatttctatttttgaaattagttattattttagattaggtgtgagatattctaaatattttatacttgatattatgttatattttgctttatatataaagtataatacAACAACATGTTCCtcgtataacatatcacatatatattatatctctCATAAAAGCCCTAACAATCCCAACAATGGTATTAGAGTCGATGGTTGGGAGTGACTGACCGGATAACCATAATCCATATGAAACATAACCCATCGCTTTATTTAACCATGCATGATTTCCGAAGATCTAATAGTGGACCTTTCTCATCTATTGT
Coding sequences:
- the LOC114165089 gene encoding TMV resistance protein N-like, whose product is MESASSSLKHQRMYDVLINFAGEDIRRKFVSHLDSVLTSVGISTFLHHQNAVKEMYIEEPILNMCQVVIVVFTKTYSQSAWCLHQLQQIIQWHETYRRHVLPVYYEIQPSDVRLQKGDFGKAFTATAHQTFSGKQLEHGMSRWRYALTKAANFFGWDESNHRSDAELVDTIVKSVLNLSVLSATNFPVGLQSHVEDVIRTIKKKSTEVCTIGICGMEGSGKTTIAKAIYNHIHGTFKEKSFIEDIAQVSRTRGYAHLQGKLLSDILKTKVEIHSVEMGRSMLQQRLLGKRVLIVLDNIDEKAPLLDLWRNHAWFNKGTVIIITTAHEHLLRTRTPLDDSIFRINIMNASESLEFLSWHAFREAKPKAEYDDLAKEVVAYCGGLPLALEVIGSSLFQSTKEEWKWVVSKLEKIPMYDVQQKLKIIFGGLHNELEIDLFLDVCCSFVGKDRAYVTKILKSCGVDADNGIRVLIDRNLIKVKRNNKLTMHPLLQNMGRESFNKFIQEEFWTKSLRFYDSYVLTNNTGKKSSKELPVKLLSVRRKLSGLLKLAQNSEFRYKKVRWMSLQGFSSKNLSIDFDMKDAIAIDLKRSLLRLVWKQPQILRWLKVLNLSHSRYLKKTPDFIGLPHLEQLILRDCPRLLEVHQSIGFLYNLTLLNLKDCTSLTNLPREIYKLKSLKALILSGCSMIDLLEKDIVQMKSLITLITENTTVKEVPFSIVNSESIGYISLRRFEGLLRNLFPSIIRSWMSPTMNPISYIHSLYMDIDNTWDDIAPLLGSLKNLRSVLVECDTEFQLSKQVQNILVEYFANIIEPEISKQQLRWSLIGVGAYHEFFNVFSDNIPKDLACIEWCDVSLPVVNDTYWLAQMGEGHSVSFTVPENRVMKGIALCVFYLSTSEIVAAECLRSVLIVNYTKCTLHIHNNDTIISFNDIDWQGIKSNLGSGDKVEIFLTFAHGLLVKNTIVYSICAE